Below is a window of Romeriopsis navalis LEGE 11480 DNA.
AAGCAAGCGATCGTCCAGTTGGTGCAAGATTTTCGCTATGACCTGATTTTGACCATGCTTGACCCCTTAGCAGTTGTCAATTCCCCCGAAGCTTCTGAACCGATCCTGCAAGCCTCGGTGATGTAGGCCGATCACCGATAATCCTTTATGTCTAAATGCCACCATACATAAACAAAATTCCGATCCCGACTAACGCCACCAGCACACCCAAAATTGCCTTCCGACTCACCCGTTCTCCCTGCCATAGGACGATCGGCAGCACAAACAGCGGACTCGTTGCCCCCAAGGTCTGGGCAATGCCCGGTGTCGTATACTTCAGGGCGATCTGTTGGCACCAGATCCCTAAATAAGTGCTAAAAAATGAGGCCAACAGCACGGCTTGCAAGAGTTTTTGTGTCTGTACCGCCGATCGTGGTAATACCCGCGCCCGCCGATAAATTAGTAAACACTGCACCACAACTGTTCCTCCAACTAATCGTAATACTGCGCTCCATAGTGGATCGATTGTTGTTTGTGATAAAGCAAACCGTGACAGGATGGCCCCCGCTGCTTCACTGCCAGCGGCTAGTAACGCCAGGCCAATGCCCAGCCATGAGAGGGCTTTTGCTTGCTCCCTGGCCTGGGTGCGTTCACTAATCACCCAAGCAATTCCGACGATCGTTACGCTAATTCCCACCCAGGCGAGTAATGGCAACTGTTCTTGCAAAAATAGCCAGGAACCGATCGCCGCGATTGGCGGTGCCGCCACCAAAAGCAGCAAGGTTTGCCGTGCGCCCAGTTGATTGAGCGCGGCAAAATAGACCGTATCGCCAAATCCAATCCCCACGGCCCCACTGAGCAACAGCCAGAAGTAAGTTGATACCGATACCTGGGGCCACGGATCGTTGACCAGCCAAATCGTCAGCAACAACATGCCGATCGCCATCAGTCCCTTGAGCAAATTCAGCGTCAGCGGTGGTGCTTTCTGGCCTAAGTGGGTATAAATCACCGACGACATGGCCCAAAATAACGCCGTTGCCAAAGCCGCCAACTCACCCGGAAATGCACTCAAACCCATTCGTCATCACATGAAAACACCATCCCTGATGTTAAGCGGTTGTGGTCGATCGTCCCTGCAAGATCTGCTCAGCCGCTGC
It encodes the following:
- a CDS encoding DMT family transporter, producing the protein MGLSAFPGELAALATALFWAMSSVIYTHLGQKAPPLTLNLLKGLMAIGMLLLTIWLVNDPWPQVSVSTYFWLLLSGAVGIGFGDTVYFAALNQLGARQTLLLLVAAPPIAAIGSWLFLQEQLPLLAWVGISVTIVGIAWVISERTQAREQAKALSWLGIGLALLAAGSEAAGAILSRFALSQTTIDPLWSAVLRLVGGTVVVQCLLIYRRARVLPRSAVQTQKLLQAVLLASFFSTYLGIWCQQIALKYTTPGIAQTLGATSPLFVLPIVLWQGERVSRKAILGVLVALVGIGILFMYGGI